The Streptomyces sp. NBC_00224 genome has a window encoding:
- a CDS encoding methyltransferase, which translates to MSTTSVSASPPAGLPVPDRAARLRDALLAADFTADGLLDLLGAPAYAALARSETVPALRATRGGSPLDTLVRLFLLQQPVAYERARAALPGDEALEDGWLTRTGDEVRAAVDVRPYGGPEGQDWFIVSDLGCAVGGAGGASGRDEGMVLGVGGASTTLTGLTVRTPVASALDLGTGSGIQALHAAQHATRVTATDLNPRALACTRLTLALSGAPEVELREGSLYEPVDSETYDLIVSNPPFVISPGARLTYRDGGMGGDDLCRTLVQQAGARLNEGGYAQFLANWQHVEGEEWQERLRSWVPRGCDAWIVQREVQDVTQYAELWLRDAGDHRTGPEAYAERYEAWLDEFEARKTRTIGFGWITLHKSGSEQPSITVEEWPHPVEQPLGETIRAHFARQEYLRTHDDAALLSDRFRLADEVVQEQVGLPGAEDPEHVVLRQNRGMRRATTVDTVGAGFAGVCDGQLDAGRILDAIAQLIGEDPVQLRDRTPESIRMLVGQGFLEPVGE; encoded by the coding sequence GTGAGTACGACCAGTGTTTCCGCCAGTCCGCCCGCCGGCCTGCCCGTGCCCGACCGCGCCGCCCGGCTCCGCGACGCCCTGCTCGCGGCCGACTTCACCGCCGACGGCCTGCTCGACCTGCTCGGCGCGCCCGCCTACGCCGCGCTGGCCCGCAGCGAGACCGTGCCCGCCCTGCGGGCCACCCGCGGCGGCTCCCCGCTCGACACGCTCGTACGGCTGTTCCTGCTCCAGCAGCCCGTCGCGTACGAGCGCGCCAGAGCGGCACTGCCGGGCGACGAGGCCCTGGAGGACGGCTGGCTCACCCGGACGGGCGACGAGGTGCGCGCCGCGGTTGACGTGCGTCCGTACGGCGGCCCGGAGGGCCAGGACTGGTTCATCGTCTCCGACCTCGGCTGCGCGGTCGGCGGCGCCGGCGGCGCGAGCGGCCGCGACGAGGGAATGGTCCTCGGGGTAGGGGGCGCGTCCACCACGCTCACCGGGCTCACCGTCCGCACCCCGGTGGCCTCCGCCCTGGACCTCGGCACCGGCTCCGGCATCCAGGCGCTGCACGCGGCGCAGCACGCGACCCGGGTCACCGCCACCGACCTCAACCCCCGCGCCCTCGCCTGCACCCGCCTCACCCTCGCCCTGTCCGGCGCGCCCGAGGTGGAGCTGCGCGAGGGCTCGCTCTACGAGCCGGTGGACTCCGAGACGTACGACCTGATCGTGTCCAACCCGCCGTTCGTCATCTCGCCGGGCGCCCGGCTGACGTACCGGGACGGCGGCATGGGCGGGGACGATCTGTGCCGCACGCTCGTTCAGCAGGCGGGAGCCCGGCTGAACGAGGGGGGATACGCGCAGTTCCTCGCCAACTGGCAGCACGTGGAGGGCGAGGAGTGGCAGGAGCGGCTGCGCTCGTGGGTGCCGCGCGGCTGCGACGCCTGGATCGTGCAGCGCGAGGTCCAGGACGTCACCCAGTACGCGGAGCTGTGGCTGCGGGACGCCGGGGACCACCGCACCGGCCCCGAGGCCTACGCGGAGCGGTACGAGGCGTGGCTCGACGAGTTCGAGGCACGCAAGACCAGGACGATCGGCTTCGGCTGGATCACGCTGCACAAGTCGGGATCCGAGCAGCCGTCGATCACCGTCGAGGAGTGGCCGCACCCGGTCGAGCAGCCGCTCGGCGAGACCATCCGGGCCCACTTCGCCCGGCAGGAGTATCTGCGTACGCACGACGACGCGGCCCTGCTCAGCGACCGGTTCCGCCTCGCCGACGAGGTGGTGCAGGAACAGGTCGGGCTGCCGGGCGCCGAGGACCCGGAGCACGTGGTGCTGCGGCAGAACCGGGGCATGCGCCGGGCCACCACGGTGGACACGGTCGGCGCGGGCTTCGCGGGCGTCTGCGACGGCCAGTTGGACGCGGGCCGGATCCTGGACGCCATCGCGCAGCTGATCGGCGAGGACCCGGTCCAGCTGCGCGACCGCACCCCGGAGTCGATCCGGATGCTGGTCGGCCAGGGCTTCCTGGAGCCGGTCGGCGAGTGA
- a CDS encoding small secreted protein produces MNKKLAAALSGGAVLVLALSGCSSDDSDKKVKDWAKTFCDQAQPQIKKITDANAAIEKQTADESKPVDVQKTDSAAFQQISDAYKSLADSLNKAGVPPVKDGDKTQEEAAKELTASSTSYGNLKKKVDALDTGDQAKFADGLKGVADQLNTISKSSDDALKKLESGDLGKAMQKQPGCQKQTASAPSSASPAAGGDASKQASPSGSASQGAKPSESAKPSESGKPSESAKPSDSAKPSSSASAE; encoded by the coding sequence GTGAACAAGAAGCTTGCGGCCGCACTGTCCGGCGGCGCGGTACTGGTGCTCGCACTGTCGGGTTGCAGCAGCGACGACTCGGACAAGAAGGTGAAGGACTGGGCCAAGACCTTCTGCGACCAGGCCCAGCCGCAGATCAAGAAGATCACTGACGCCAACGCCGCCATCGAGAAGCAGACGGCCGACGAGAGCAAGCCGGTTGACGTCCAGAAGACGGACTCGGCTGCCTTCCAGCAGATCTCGGACGCGTACAAGTCGCTTGCCGACAGCCTCAACAAGGCCGGTGTCCCGCCCGTCAAGGACGGCGACAAGACCCAGGAGGAGGCTGCCAAGGAGCTGACGGCGTCCTCCACCTCGTACGGCAACCTCAAGAAGAAGGTCGACGCGCTCGACACCGGCGACCAGGCGAAGTTCGCCGACGGCCTCAAGGGCGTCGCCGACCAGCTGAACACCATCAGCAAGAGCAGCGACGACGCCCTCAAGAAGCTGGAGTCCGGCGACCTCGGCAAGGCGATGCAGAAGCAGCCCGGCTGCCAGAAGCAGACCGCCTCCGCGCCCTCCTCGGCGTCGCCCGCCGCCGGCGGCGACGCCTCCAAGCAGGCGTCCCCCTCGGGCTCCGCCTCGCAGGGGGCGAAGCCCTCGGAGTCGGCGAAGCCTTCGGAGTCCGGCAAGCCCTCGGAGTCGGCGAAGCCGTCCGACTCGGCCAAGCCCTCGTCCTCGGCGAGCGCGGAGTAG